The DNA region tcaggccataaacagtagacaggcgacgttggcttcggggtttttcagttattaggtaacacagctagcgtgcggatctggaccagctcaaattgtatttttacttattacacttctatttaaatatattttctaccttacaatttatccacgtgttttctctgtttacacaccgaataacctcaacagcacgtgtgttgtaaaatttgtaggtAATACCTTTAGCATGATGGTTATGTCAATTAAGAAATgtactaaaaatacatatatatatgaagtaAAGGCTTTCGCATAGTCTATCACAGTGTCATTCAGCAGGTCCTTAACTGGGCAGGAGTACCTGTCAATGTCTATGGGGAGACCCGTGGGATATAGGGTCATGAACCATAAACATGCATGTTacttattgttcattattaGCTGCTTGGAATATAATTCTCCTCATTAGACGAGTGATTATTACTACATATATCAAGgcaaacatttatacatatacatttatgcacGGGAAATTCTAATACATTGCCTGTAAGGACAGTAACCGAATGGCACTCAGTCattctattaaatttcttttactctgtGTTTAGACTATGGTAATACACAGAAAGTCGAGTTGAGTTCTCTTTTAGAATCAGAAGGTTTGCAAAGTCAAATAGCACAACAAAAGAAAGCTTTGGAAGAGAAATTCAATGAAGAGAACGATGAGACTTGTGAgactaatttttctacaaatgtaaattcgaaaaaatataatgtagaaaaaatggattgtgACTCTGAAGAAGCAAATGCGTATAAACATCACTTCATACCGGGACCATCTTTCAATTCGATGACTGATATAATGCCACCTGCACCTCCTTTACCACCACAATTAATGGCCAAGtaagtacaatttaaaaattctaatggaATGCTGAAtacttctaatattaataagtaatttggaataagtttaacattttatttggaaaaaaaatacgaaattttaataaaatgtactagATTACCAGATAATGATACAGACGCACTTTCAAGTATGTTGATGTCATGGTATATTAGtggttacatggtatattacacaggtaattatttcatataagtattttattgtatattaaattttcaatggactatgttatttcttttgtaggtTATTATCATGGTTTGAAACAAGCAAGAAACAATCAAGAGAACAGGAAGAACTGttgattatatcaattttttcaataacaatataacgataatataagatataataaaatataaaactcattgtatttatttacttcaattatttgaaataaagaacagctttattttcatataagactttgacttttttaaaaataattactaagataagaaaacataaaaaacatatttttgataaaatacactcacatatatatgtcgggttatcattaggatttaaggcgcataatgatccttcgtttgaattagccattgttttacgaaacagagaatat from Bombus huntii isolate Logan2020A unplaced genomic scaffold, iyBomHunt1.1 ctg00000162.1, whole genome shotgun sequence includes:
- the LOC126877417 gene encoding survival motor neuron protein-like isoform X2, with translation MADDMNVLFIRGNGNVCMDTDTANDNVWDDSALIEAYDKAIYLAKEEVIKRMGMDVGNSQPKENLQNLKQPKHASKLHKKWIIGAPYRAIYSEDGETYEAIISKIYENNESEGLQSQIAQQKKALEEKFNEENDETCETNFSTNVNSKKYNVEKMDCDSEEANAYKHHFIPGPSFNSMTDIMPPAPPLPPQLMAKLPDNDTDALSSMLMSWYISGYMVYYTGYYHGLKQARNNQENRKNC
- the LOC126877417 gene encoding survival motor neuron protein-like isoform X1, which produces MLYSYKEKNFLDIIISIIILTPILYWKDTDTANDNVWDDSALIEAYDKAIYLAKEEVIKRMGMDVGNSQPKENLQNLKQPKHASKLHKKWIIGAPYRAIYSEDGETYEAIISKIYENNESEGLQSQIAQQKKALEEKFNEENDETCETNFSTNVNSKKYNVEKMDCDSEEANAYKHHFIPGPSFNSMTDIMPPAPPLPPQLMAKLPDNDTDALSSMLMSWYISGYMVYYTGYYHGLKQARNNQENRKNC
- the LOC126877417 gene encoding survival motor neuron protein-like isoform X3; translation: MADDMNVLFIRGNGNDTDTANDNVWDDSALIEAYDKAIYLAKEEVIKRMGMDVGNSQPKENLQNLKQPKHASKLHKKWIIGAPYRAIYSEDGETYEAIISKIYENNESEGLQSQIAQQKKALEEKFNEENDETCETNFSTNVNSKKYNVEKMDCDSEEANAYKHHFIPGPSFNSMTDIMPPAPPLPPQLMAKLPDNDTDALSSMLMSWYISGYMVYYTGYYHGLKQARNNQENRKNC
- the LOC126877417 gene encoding survival motor neuron protein-like isoform X5, yielding MYGNGNDTDTANDNVWDDSALIEAYDKAIYLAKEEVIKRMGMDVGNSQPKENLQNLKQPKHASKLHKKWIIGAPYRAIYSEDGETYEAIISKIYENNESEGLQSQIAQQKKALEEKFNEENDETCETNFSTNVNSKKYNVEKMDCDSEEANAYKHHFIPGPSFNSMTDIMPPAPPLPPQLMAKLPDNDTDALSSMLMSWYISGYMVYYTGYYHGLKQARNNQENRKNC